The DNA sequence CGGATGGTGGACGAGCAGGGCGAGGTCTTTCTGTTGCTGTCCGGGCCGGAGCCAGACGTGCAGTGGGAGCGGCTCGCCGCGGCCGTGATCGGCCTCATCGAGCAGCTGGGTGTCCGGTTGGTAGTCAGTGTGCATGGAATACCGATGGCGGTTCCGCACACCCGACCGATCACCTTGACTGCGCATGCCACGGACCCGGAGCTGGTGCAGGGCTACCGCAGTTGGATCGACCGCGTCGAGGTGCCGGCAAGTTTCACCGGGCTGCTGGAGTTCCGGCTCGGTCAGCTCGACCGCAAGGCGATGGGGCTGGCCGCGCACGTACCGCACTATCTGTCGTCGGCCGCCTTCCCGGAGGCGACCTTGGCGTTGACCCGGACATTGAGTCAGGCGACCGGTCTGAAGGTCCCGCTCGAACCGCTCGAGAAGGCGTCGGCCACGAACCTGGCAGACATCGCGGAGGAGGTGTCCGGCTCCGCGGAGGTGCAGGAGCTGGTCCGGTCGCTGGAGCAGCAGTACGACGCTCTGCAGGCCGATGGGGCGGAACGGGTGCCCAGCGCTGACGAGATCGCGGCCGAGTTCGAGCGCTTTCTGGCCGAGCGCGACGACAAGTCCGATCCAGATCAGTAGCCCCCCGCCCTGCGTCTGCAAGGCGAACCCTGAGCTGGCATACGTGCCCTGAGCTGGCATACGTGCCCTGAGCTGGCATACGTGCCCTGAGCCGGCAAACGTGCCCTGAGCTTGTCGAAGGGCAGATGCGGAAATTGCCCTTCGACAGGCTCAGGGCGCGTGGTTTGCGGTGCCCTTCGACAGGCTCAGGGCAGGTCTGGCAGTAAGGTCAGCAGCGTGCCCCAGTCCATTGAGGAACTGACCGACCTGCTCGAGCTGGAGGAGATCGAGGTCGGGCTGTTTCGCGGCCGTCAGCCCGACACCAAGCTGCAGCGCGCGTTCGGGGGTCAGGTGCTGGCGCAGGCCCTCACCGCCGCCGTACGCACCGCCCCTGCCGATCGCTACGCGCACTCACTGCACGGCTATTTTCTGCTGCCGGGACGCACTGATACCCCGATGGTGTACGACGTCGAGGCGGTCCGGGACGGCGGGTCGTTCTCCTCCCGCCGGGTTGTCGCCCGTCAGGGCGGTCAGGTGATCTTCTATCTGTCAGCGTCCTTCCACCGGCAGGAGCAGGGGTTCGAGCACGCTGACCCGGTGCCCCCCGACGTGCCGGGGCCGGCGGAGTGCCCGCGGCTCAGCGAGGTCATGGCGCGGCTGTCCGGTCGGTCCGCCGACTTCTGGGACCACGAATGGGGTGCCCTGGACGTGCGGTATGTGGGTGACTCCCGGCCCGGCGGATCGCTCGAGGACGGGGTGCGCCCGGCCCAGGCCAGGGTCTGGGTGCGCGCCGACGGCGACCTGCCGGACTCCCTGCCGCTGCACCAGGCGGTGCTGGCGTACGCAAGTGACCTGACTCTGCTGTCGGCGAGCACTGTGCCGCATGGCGTGATGATCGGGCTGAACGTCCAGGCGGCCTCGATCGACCATGCGATGTGGTTCCACCGACCCTTCCGGGCCGACCGGTGGCTCTTGTATGACCAGGTGTCGCCGTCCGCGTCATCGGGTCTGGGTCTTTCCACCGGTCGGCTCTTCCAGGACGGGACGCTGGTGGCCAACGTCGCCCAGGAGGGCCTGATCAGACCGCTGAAACAGCAGTAGGGGGTCGTCATGCAGCATCACGAGCGCGCGGTGGAGACCTATGTCGAGCGTGCCCGCTCGGTGGAGAGCAACCTGGCTGTGGTGATCGGCGGTTCGGTGGCCCGCGGCACGGAGCGTCCCGACTCCGACGTCGACCTGTACCTGCTGGTGACCGAGGAGGAGTTCGCTGCGGCGGGCCGGAACCGACGGCTGAGCTATGTCGAGACCGAAGGAGCGGACTACGACGGTGGCTACTTCGACATCAAGCTGGTCACCCTGCCCTACCTGACGCAGGCCGCGGAGCGAGGGGATGACCCGGTGCGGGCCTCCTTCATCGGAGCCCGGGTCGTCTGGAGCCGGGTCGACGACCTCGAGGAACGACTTGCGCGGATCCGCACCGTCCCGTCGGAGGTGTGGGCGCCCAGAATGGCCTCGTTCCTCTCCCAGCTCCGGCTGTACGGCGGATACTTCCTGCCGCAGGGGGCCAAGGACGACCAGAACGACTATCTGCGTCACCATGCCGCGGTCCACCTGGTTGGTGCCGCCGGCAGGGCACTGCTCGCGTACAACAGGGTGCTCTTCCGCGGTCCGAAATACCTGGCGGCACAGGTCGCCGAACTGAACGACAAGCCGGCCGGGTACGAGGCTGCCGCCCGTCTGGTGCTGGCTCAACCGACCGAGGCCTCCGGCCGCGAGCTGATGCGGCTGATGGAATCGTTCACCGAGTGGCCCTGGGTGCCGGCCGAGTCCCTGTCCACCTTCGTCCAGGACAACGAGCTGGCCTGGCTGAACGGCACGCTGCCGCCGGAGTATTCCTAGCGCGCGATGAGAAAGCGCATTCCTCCGCTTGGTGCGGATTCGTTACGCCGAATCGTTGACAGAGTCAGGGGGGCATGTTTAAGTTAACCCACGATTGAACCGTTTCACTTAGTCCGCGGACAGTCATTCATCTCAATGTGGAGGTAATGGTGCTAACTCGAACTCTCAAGCGAACACTGACCGCGGCGATCGCCGCTGCGTCGGTGCTCTCCCTCGCGCTGACGGGCTGCAGCTCCGGCGGCGGGGGAGCCGGTGGCGGCGGGGACACCGTCGAGCTGTCCTTCCTGGTGGGCAATGACGAGGCGACACTGGCACAGGCAGAGGCGCTGGTCGACGCCTACGCCAAGAAGAACCCCAATGTGAAGATCAAGATCGACAGCCGGCCGGGTGGCACCGAGGGTGACAACATCGTCAAGACCCGACTGTCGACCGGCGACATGGCCGACGTCTTCCTCTACAACTCCGGATCCCTGTTCCAGGCGATCAACCCGAAGCAGAACCTGCTCCCGCTCACCGACGAGTCGTACATGGACAACGTCGACTCCAAGTTCTATCCGGTGGTCACTGCCGGGCAGGACAAGTACGGCGTGCCGTGGGGCACCACCGTCGGTGGGGGTGTGCTCTACAACATCCCCATCTACAAGGAGCTCGGCCTGAGCGTGCCCAAGTCGTGGGACGAGTTCATGGCCAACAACAAGAAGATCAAGGACGCCGGCAAGACCCCGGTGATCCAGACCTACAAGGACTCCTGGACGGCCCAGCTGTTCGTGCTCGCCGACTACTACAACGTGCAGAAGGCCGTTCCGGACTTCGCCGAGAAGTACACCAAGAATCAGGCCAAGTACGCCACCACCCCGGCGGCTCTGCGCGGCTTCCAGGTGCAGGAGGAGCTCTTCAAGGCCGGGTACTGGAACAAGGACTTCGGTTCTGCGACCTATGACGACGGTGTGCGGATGGTGGCCACCGGCGAGGGCGCGCACTATCCGATGCTGAGCTCGGCGGTGGCGCTGTTGCAGACGACCTACACCGACAACGTCAATGATGTCGGCTTCTTCGCCATGCCGGGTGAGGACGCGGCCAGTAACGGCATGACCGTCTGGTTCCCGGGTGCGCTCTACATCCCGAAGGCGAGCAAGCATCCCAAGGAGGCCAAGGAGTTCCTCGGCTTCGTGGCCAGCCCGGACGGCTGCGCCGCCATGTCGAAGGCCGGCGGCCTCACCGGCCCGTACGTGGTCAAGGGCTGCGAGCTGCCGTCGGACGTGCCGCCGATCGTCACCG is a window from the Microlunatus panaciterrae genome containing:
- a CDS encoding proteasome assembly chaperone family protein gives rise to the protein MMDPRLLYSLDEEVAASLAEHRPVLVHQLDGFVDAGQAGRLLSAHLLEHLDHEVLAVFDHDQLHDYRSRRPAMVFDTNQWKSYADIHLRLYRMVDEQGEVFLLLSGPEPDVQWERLAAAVIGLIEQLGVRLVVSVHGIPMAVPHTRPITLTAHATDPELVQGYRSWIDRVEVPASFTGLLEFRLGQLDRKAMGLAAHVPHYLSSAAFPEATLALTRTLSQATGLKVPLEPLEKASATNLADIAEEVSGSAEVQELVRSLEQQYDALQADGAERVPSADEIAAEFERFLAERDDKSDPDQ
- a CDS encoding ABC transporter substrate-binding protein, giving the protein MVLTRTLKRTLTAAIAAASVLSLALTGCSSGGGGAGGGGDTVELSFLVGNDEATLAQAEALVDAYAKKNPNVKIKIDSRPGGTEGDNIVKTRLSTGDMADVFLYNSGSLFQAINPKQNLLPLTDESYMDNVDSKFYPVVTAGQDKYGVPWGTTVGGGVLYNIPIYKELGLSVPKSWDEFMANNKKIKDAGKTPVIQTYKDSWTAQLFVLADYYNVQKAVPDFAEKYTKNQAKYATTPAALRGFQVQEELFKAGYWNKDFGSATYDDGVRMVATGEGAHYPMLSSAVALLQTTYTDNVNDVGFFAMPGEDAASNGMTVWFPGALYIPKASKHPKEAKEFLGFVASPDGCAAMSKAGGLTGPYVVKGCELPSDVPPIVTDIQKYFQTEGATSPALEFVSPIKGPALSEITVEVGSGIRSAEEGAKLYDEDVRKQAEQLGLEGW
- a CDS encoding nucleotidyltransferase domain-containing protein, whose product is MQHHERAVETYVERARSVESNLAVVIGGSVARGTERPDSDVDLYLLVTEEEFAAAGRNRRLSYVETEGADYDGGYFDIKLVTLPYLTQAAERGDDPVRASFIGARVVWSRVDDLEERLARIRTVPSEVWAPRMASFLSQLRLYGGYFLPQGAKDDQNDYLRHHAAVHLVGAAGRALLAYNRVLFRGPKYLAAQVAELNDKPAGYEAAARLVLAQPTEASGRELMRLMESFTEWPWVPAESLSTFVQDNELAWLNGTLPPEYS
- a CDS encoding acyl-CoA thioesterase domain-containing protein, encoding MPQSIEELTDLLELEEIEVGLFRGRQPDTKLQRAFGGQVLAQALTAAVRTAPADRYAHSLHGYFLLPGRTDTPMVYDVEAVRDGGSFSSRRVVARQGGQVIFYLSASFHRQEQGFEHADPVPPDVPGPAECPRLSEVMARLSGRSADFWDHEWGALDVRYVGDSRPGGSLEDGVRPAQARVWVRADGDLPDSLPLHQAVLAYASDLTLLSASTVPHGVMIGLNVQAASIDHAMWFHRPFRADRWLLYDQVSPSASSGLGLSTGRLFQDGTLVANVAQEGLIRPLKQQ